A single genomic interval of Deltaproteobacteria bacterium harbors:
- a CDS encoding acyl-CoA dehydrogenase family protein codes for MRLSVASPFLKEPHLALARAAAEVGPRLPTESPYVLADGRRAVQLMAEAGLYAALEKVEALAICAIREELASFSGLADSVFAVQGLGSYPIAMGGNDALKRELLPAAARGERVFAFALTEPEAGSDAANVRTTARRVGDTYVLDGRKRFISNSGIANHYTVFARTSDSQRHISAFVVDAGTPGFTVGPQTELLAPHPLAELTFEECVIPASRRLGDEGQGLKLALATLDLFRATVGAAAIGMGKRALKEALAHAQSREQFGAPLFDLQGVQFLISESAMELDAARLLVHHAASVKDGGARVTYEAAVAKLFATEAAQKVIDRSLQVHGGAGVCKGAAVERLYREIRALRIYEGASEVQKLVIARELAKGV; via the coding sequence ATGCGCCTCTCCGTCGCCTCGCCGTTCTTGAAGGAGCCGCACCTCGCGCTCGCACGTGCCGCGGCGGAAGTCGGGCCGCGCCTGCCCACCGAATCGCCCTACGTGCTCGCCGACGGCCGCCGCGCCGTGCAGCTCATGGCCGAGGCCGGGCTCTACGCCGCGCTGGAAAAAGTCGAAGCGCTCGCCATCTGCGCCATCCGCGAGGAGCTGGCGAGCTTCTCCGGCCTCGCCGACTCGGTGTTCGCGGTCCAGGGGCTCGGCAGCTATCCGATCGCCATGGGCGGCAACGACGCGCTCAAGCGCGAGCTCTTGCCCGCGGCCGCGCGCGGCGAGCGCGTGTTCGCGTTCGCGCTCACCGAGCCCGAGGCCGGCAGCGACGCGGCCAACGTGCGCACCACCGCGCGCCGCGTGGGCGACACCTACGTGCTCGACGGCCGCAAGCGCTTCATCTCCAACTCCGGCATCGCGAACCACTACACGGTGTTCGCGCGCACCAGCGACTCGCAGCGGCACATCAGCGCGTTCGTGGTCGATGCGGGCACGCCGGGCTTCACCGTGGGTCCGCAGACGGAGCTGCTCGCGCCACACCCGCTCGCCGAGCTGACGTTCGAGGAGTGCGTGATCCCCGCGTCGCGGCGGCTCGGCGACGAAGGCCAGGGCCTCAAGCTCGCGCTGGCGACGCTGGATCTGTTCCGCGCGACCGTCGGCGCCGCGGCGATCGGCATGGGCAAGCGCGCCCTGAAGGAAGCGCTCGCACACGCGCAGTCGCGCGAGCAGTTCGGCGCGCCGCTCTTCGATCTGCAAGGCGTGCAGTTCCTGATCTCCGAGAGCGCGATGGAGCTCGACGCCGCGCGGCTGCTCGTGCACCACGCCGCGAGCGTGAAGGACGGCGGCGCGCGCGTGACGTACGAAGCCGCGGTGGCCAAGCTCTTCGCCACCGAAGCCGCGCAGAAGGTGATCGACCGCAGCCTCCAGGTTCACGGCGGCGCGGGCGTGTGCAAGGGCGCGGCGGTGGAGCGGCT
- a CDS encoding enoyl-CoA hydratase family protein, giving the protein MKFQHVKYEEKDGVAIITLCRPDLLNALTFEIYAELREGFAWLNTQPQVRSVLLTGEGRGFCSGGDVNAIIGELFSRDMPGLVEFTRMTCDVIRNMRTLRKPIVAALNGTAAGAGAVLALASDLRIASEKAKIAFLFVKVGLAGADMGSAFLLPRVVGLSRATELLYLGDAIDAPTAERYGLFNKVVKHEDLPAEGFALAKRLASGPSFALGITKDALNEEMGLDFLSALESEARAQAVCMQTKDFREAYEAFVAKRPANFQGK; this is encoded by the coding sequence ATGAAGTTTCAGCACGTGAAGTACGAGGAGAAGGACGGCGTCGCGATCATCACGCTGTGCCGGCCGGATCTGCTCAACGCCCTCACCTTCGAGATCTACGCGGAGCTGCGCGAGGGCTTCGCCTGGCTGAACACGCAGCCCCAGGTGCGCTCGGTGCTGCTCACCGGCGAAGGCCGCGGCTTCTGCTCCGGCGGCGACGTGAACGCCATCATCGGCGAGCTCTTCTCGCGCGACATGCCCGGCCTGGTGGAGTTCACGCGCATGACCTGCGACGTGATTCGCAACATGCGCACGCTCCGCAAGCCCATCGTGGCCGCGCTCAACGGCACGGCCGCGGGCGCAGGCGCGGTGCTCGCGCTGGCCAGCGACCTGCGCATCGCCAGCGAGAAGGCCAAGATCGCCTTCCTCTTCGTGAAGGTCGGACTCGCCGGCGCGGACATGGGCTCGGCGTTCTTGCTCCCGCGCGTGGTCGGGCTCTCGCGCGCCACGGAGCTGCTCTACCTCGGCGACGCCATCGACGCGCCCACCGCCGAGCGCTACGGGCTGTTTAACAAAGTGGTTAAGCATGAGGATCTGCCAGCCGAAGGCTTCGCGCTGGCCAAGCGGCTCGCGAGCGGGCCGTCGTTCGCGCTGGGCATCACCAAGGACGCGCTCAACGAGGAGATGGGCCTCGACTTTCTGAGCGCGCTGGAGAGCGAAGCGCGCGCGCAAGCGGTGTGCATGCAGACCAAGGACTTCCGCGAGGCGTACGAGGCCTTCGTGGCCAAGCGTCCGGCGAACTTCCAGGGCAAGTGA
- a CDS encoding RidA family protein, protein MDFIQPAGWKRPSGYSNGVVASGKQLFVAGQIGWNPTTCAFETDDFIQQFKNTLANVVAVVRAAGGEPSHIARLTVYVTDKKKYLADLPAVGAAYRAHLGKHFPAMALVQVSALVEDRALVEIEATAVIP, encoded by the coding sequence ATGGACTTCATTCAACCCGCAGGCTGGAAGCGGCCCAGCGGCTACAGCAACGGCGTGGTCGCCAGCGGCAAGCAGCTCTTCGTCGCCGGACAGATCGGCTGGAATCCGACCACCTGCGCCTTCGAAACCGACGACTTCATCCAGCAGTTCAAGAACACGCTCGCGAACGTGGTCGCGGTGGTGCGCGCGGCCGGCGGCGAGCCGAGCCACATCGCGCGGCTCACGGTCTACGTGACCGACAAGAAGAAGTACCTCGCCGATCTTCCTGCCGTGGGCGCCGCGTACCGAGCGCACCTCGGCAAGCACTTCCCGGCCATGGCGCTCGTGCAGGTGAGCGCGCTGGTGGAGGACCGGGCCCTCGTCGAAATCGAAGCCACGGCGGTGATCCCATGA